A window of Thermococcus sp. EP1 genomic DNA:
TTCCAATTAAGCCACCTCCATGATATCCTCGGGGTTTAGAGCACTTATTGTTCTTTTTATTGTTTATCTTTTTACTATTTTTAAGCCTTTGCCTGATGAGAACCATTATCTTTATTTATGCCCTTTTGTCATGAATAATCTAGGGAAGTGCCATGCATGCTATTGAAGTCAACAACTTAAAAAAACGCTATCCTAAAAAGATCCCTCTTCCGTTTAGGAAAGTGGAATGGGTTGAAGCTGTTAGGGGAATTAGTTTCAAAGTTAAGAAAGGTGAACTCTTTGGTCTTCTTGGTCCTAATGGAGCAGGAAAAACAACCACAA
This region includes:
- a CDS encoding ATP-binding cassette domain-containing protein; the protein is MHAIEVNNLKKRYPKKIPLPFRKVEWVEAVRGISFKVKKGELFGLLGPNGAGKTTT